A region of Homo sapiens chromosome X, GRCh38.p14 Primary Assembly DNA encodes the following proteins:
- the C1GALT1C1 gene encoding C1GALT1-specific chaperone 1 — MLSESSSFLKGVMLGSIFCALITMLGHIRIGHGNRMHHHEHHHLQAPNKEDILKISEDERMELSKSFRVYCIILVKPKDVSLWAAVKETWTKHCDKAEFFSSENVKVFESINMDTNDMWLMMRKAYKYAFDKYRDQYNWFFLARPTTFAIIENLKYFLLKKDPSQPFYLGHTIKSGDLEYVGMEGGIVLSVESMKRLNSLLNIPEKCPEQGGMIWKISEDKQLAVCLKYAGVFAENAEDADGKDVFNTKSVGLSIKEAMTYHPNQVVEGCCSDMAVTFNGLTPNQMHVMMYGVYRLRAFGHIFNDALVFLPPNGSDND, encoded by the coding sequence ATGCTTTCTGAAAGCAGCTCCTTTTTGAAGGGTGTGATGCTTGGAAGCATTTTCTGTGCTTTGATCACTATGCTAGGACACATTAGGATTGGTCATGGAAATAGAATGCACCACCATGAGCATCATCACCTACAAGCTCCTAACAAAGAAGATATCTTGAAAATTTCAGAGGATGAGCGCATGGAGCTCAGTAAGAGCTTTCGAGTATACTGTATTATCCTTGTAAAACCCAAAGATGTGAGTCTTTGGGCTGCAGTAAAGGAGACTTGGACCAAACACTGTGACAAAGCAGAGTTCTTCAGTTCTGAAAATGTTAAAGTGTTTGAGTCAATTAATATGGACACAAATGACATGTGGTTAATGATGAGAAAAGCTTACAAATACGCCTTTGATAAGTATAGAGACCAATACAACTGGTTCTTCCTTGCACGCCCCACTACGTTTGCTATCATTGAAAACCTAAagtattttttgttaaaaaaggaTCCATCACAGCCTTTCTATCTAGGCCACACTATAAAATCTGGAGACCTTGAATATGTGGGTATGGAAGGAGGAATTGTCTTAAGTGTAGAATCAATGAAAAGACTTAACAGCCTTCTCAATATCCCAGAAAAGTGTCCTGAACAGGGAGGGATGATTTGGAAGATATCTGAAGATAAACAGCTAGCAGTTTGCCTGAAATATGCTGGAGTATTTGCAGAAAATGCAGAAGATGCTGATGGAAAAGATGTATTTAATACCAAATCTGTTGGGCTTTCTATTAAAGAGGCAATGACTTATCACCCCAACCAGGTAGtagaaggctgttgttcagatatGGCTGTTACTTTTAATGGACTGACTCCAAATCAGATGCATGTGATGATGTATGGGGTATACCGCCTTAGGGCATTTGGGCATATTTTCAATGATGCATTGGTTTTCTTACCTCCAAATGGTTCTGACAATGACTGA
- the MCTS1 gene encoding malignant T-cell-amplified sequence 1 isoform 2 (isoform 2 is encoded by transcript variant 2): MGKGRFDEKENVSNCIQLKTSVIKGIKNQLIEQFPGIEPWLNQIMPKKDPVKIVRCHEHIEILTVNGELLFFRQREGPFYPTLRLLHKYPFILPHQQVDKGAIKFVLSGANIMCPGLTSPGAKLYPAAVDTIVAIMAEGKQHALCVGVMKMSAEDIEKVNKGIGIENIHYLNDGLWHMKTYK; this comes from the exons ATGGGCAAAGGAAG atttgatgaaaaagaaaatgtgtccaACTGCATCCAGTTGAAAACTTCAGTTATTAAGGGTATTAAGAATCAATTGATAGAGCAATTTCCAGGTATTGAACCATGGCTTAATCAAATCATGCCTAAGAAAGATCCTGTCAAAATAGTCCGATG CCATGAACATATAGAAATCCTTACAGTAAATGGAGAATTACTCTTTTTTAGACAAAGAGAAGGGCCTTTTTATCCAACCCTAAGATTACTTCACAAAT ATCCTTTTATCCTGCCACACCAGCAGGTTGATAAAGGAGCCATCAAATTTGTACTCAGTGGAGCAAATATCATGTGTCCAGGCTTAACTTCTCCTGGAGCTAAGCTTTACCCTGCTGCAGTAGATACCATTGTT gctatcatggcagaaggaaaacaGCATGCTCTATGTGTTGGAGTCATGAAGATGTCTGCAGAAGACAT tGAGAAAGTCAACAAAGGAATTGGCATTGAAAATATCCATTATTTAAATGATGGGCTGTGGCATATGAAGACATATAAATGA
- the MCTS1 gene encoding malignant T-cell-amplified sequence 1 isoform 1 (isoform 1 is encoded by transcript variant 1), with amino-acid sequence MFKKFDEKENVSNCIQLKTSVIKGIKNQLIEQFPGIEPWLNQIMPKKDPVKIVRCHEHIEILTVNGELLFFRQREGPFYPTLRLLHKYPFILPHQQVDKGAIKFVLSGANIMCPGLTSPGAKLYPAAVDTIVAIMAEGKQHALCVGVMKMSAEDIEKVNKGIGIENIHYLNDGLWHMKTYK; translated from the exons ATGTTCAAGAA atttgatgaaaaagaaaatgtgtccaACTGCATCCAGTTGAAAACTTCAGTTATTAAGGGTATTAAGAATCAATTGATAGAGCAATTTCCAGGTATTGAACCATGGCTTAATCAAATCATGCCTAAGAAAGATCCTGTCAAAATAGTCCGATG CCATGAACATATAGAAATCCTTACAGTAAATGGAGAATTACTCTTTTTTAGACAAAGAGAAGGGCCTTTTTATCCAACCCTAAGATTACTTCACAAAT ATCCTTTTATCCTGCCACACCAGCAGGTTGATAAAGGAGCCATCAAATTTGTACTCAGTGGAGCAAATATCATGTGTCCAGGCTTAACTTCTCCTGGAGCTAAGCTTTACCCTGCTGCAGTAGATACCATTGTT gctatcatggcagaaggaaaacaGCATGCTCTATGTGTTGGAGTCATGAAGATGTCTGCAGAAGACAT tGAGAAAGTCAACAAAGGAATTGGCATTGAAAATATCCATTATTTAAATGATGGGCTGTGGCATATGAAGACATATAAATGA